The Vibrio pomeroyi genome window below encodes:
- the hflK gene encoding FtsH protease activity modulator HflK yields the protein MAWNEPGNNNNGDNNGRDNDPWGNKNNRGGRDQGPPDLDEVFSKLSQKLGGKFGKKGGNGNGPSIGGGGAIGFGVIAVIAIAIWFFAGFYTVGEAERAVVLRLGQFDRIEEPGLNWHPRFIDEISDEQLVNVQAIRSLRASGTMLTKDENVVTVEMGVQYRVSDPYKYLYRVTNADDSLRQATDSALRAVIGDSLMDSILTSGRQQIRQSTQETLNRIIDSYDMGILIVDVNFQSARPPEQVKDAFDDAIAAREDEERFEREAEAYRNDILPKATGRAERLKKEAVGYSERTVNGALGQVAQFEKLLPEYQAAPEVTRNRMYLDTMEKVYSSTSKVLIDSESSGNLLYLPIDKLGAQGGSQSGTRPAKASSTYDQIELETQADPKPSTQTRSDSSRQGRY from the coding sequence ATGGCGTGGAATGAGCCTGGAAATAATAACAACGGCGATAATAACGGCCGCGATAATGACCCTTGGGGTAATAAAAATAATCGCGGCGGCCGAGATCAAGGACCGCCAGATCTAGACGAAGTGTTTAGTAAACTAAGTCAAAAGTTAGGTGGCAAGTTTGGTAAAAAAGGTGGCAACGGTAACGGACCATCTATCGGTGGTGGCGGTGCAATTGGCTTTGGTGTCATTGCCGTTATCGCGATTGCTATCTGGTTCTTCGCGGGTTTCTACACCGTTGGTGAAGCAGAAAGAGCAGTAGTACTTCGACTGGGTCAGTTCGACCGTATCGAAGAACCTGGTCTTAACTGGCACCCACGCTTCATCGATGAAATCAGTGATGAGCAGCTAGTAAACGTTCAAGCGATTCGTTCTCTACGTGCGTCAGGCACCATGCTGACTAAAGACGAAAACGTTGTGACCGTTGAAATGGGTGTTCAATACCGTGTTTCTGACCCATACAAGTACTTGTATCGTGTAACGAATGCGGACGACAGTTTACGCCAAGCGACAGATTCTGCGCTTCGTGCAGTAATTGGTGACTCACTAATGGATAGTATCCTGACAAGTGGTCGTCAACAGATTCGTCAAAGCACTCAAGAAACGCTAAACCGTATTATCGATAGCTACGATATGGGTATTCTTATTGTTGACGTGAACTTCCAGTCAGCACGTCCACCTGAGCAAGTTAAAGATGCATTTGATGATGCAATCGCGGCTCGTGAGGATGAAGAGCGTTTCGAACGTGAAGCTGAAGCATACCGAAATGACATTCTTCCAAAAGCAACAGGTCGTGCTGAGCGTTTGAAGAAAGAAGCGGTGGGTTACTCAGAGCGCACAGTTAATGGTGCTCTAGGTCAAGTTGCTCAATTCGAGAAGCTGCTACCTGAATACCAAGCAGCTCCTGAAGTAACACGTAACCGTATGTACCTTGATACAATGGAAAAAGTGTACTCAAGCACATCGAAAGTCCTGATTGATTCTGAATCAAGCGGTAACTTGCTATACCTACCAATTGATAAGCTAGGCGCACAAGGTGGTTCTCAGTCGGGTACTCGCCCTGCAAAAGCATCATCAACTTACGATCAAATTGAGTTAGAAACTCAAGCGGATCCTAAGCCTAGCACTCAAACTCGTTCAGACAGTTCACGCCAAGGGAGATACTAA
- a CDS encoding DUF2065 domain-containing protein codes for MSQSIWLAIGLVLIVEGLGPLIAPNGWRNMVAQLSEQPDTQLRRIGGCLVVAGAVIAFMTYR; via the coding sequence ATGTCTCAATCAATTTGGCTCGCTATTGGGCTTGTTCTTATCGTCGAAGGGCTTGGTCCCTTAATTGCGCCCAATGGTTGGAGAAACATGGTCGCTCAACTCAGTGAGCAGCCAGACACTCAACTGCGCCGTATCGGAGGCTGCCTTGTTGTTGCGGGAGCGGTTATCGCGTTCATGACTTACCGTTAG
- a CDS encoding amidohydrolase, with the protein MKLKRTLLASAMASLALFPFASSAMEKADLMITDAMVLTMNQDKTVYESGTVVVKDNKIIAVGDASLEKQYQAKQVLDVDGDIVMPGLINTHTHVSMTVFRSLADDVPDRLHRYIFPLEKKLVSRDMVRIGANLGNVEMVKGGVTTYADMYYFEDEVAKTVDKIGMRAILGETVIKFPVADAANAEEGIKYALNFIEEYKDHPRITPAFAPHAPYTNTTEILQKISKLSLELDVPVMIHLAESHREEEKIAERSDGLSPVQYMDSIGALNKNLVGAHMILVDDHDIELVKKSDMGVAHNMSANIKSAKGVSPALKMYDENVRIGLGTDGPMSGNTLSTIDEFNQVAKVHKLVNKDRAAMPPIKVIDMATMGAAKALHMEDKIGSLETGKLADIIVIDTKAPNMVPVYNPYSALVYSANSGNVRHTIVDGKIIMQDRDMLTVDEDKIRQEALDFTKVVRDTVIESGEVVQ; encoded by the coding sequence ATGAAATTAAAACGCACCCTATTGGCTTCAGCTATGGCGAGCCTAGCGCTGTTCCCATTCGCAAGTTCTGCAATGGAAAAAGCTGACCTAATGATTACCGATGCGATGGTTCTCACCATGAACCAAGACAAAACGGTTTATGAGAGCGGTACGGTTGTCGTCAAAGACAACAAAATTATTGCCGTTGGTGATGCTTCATTGGAAAAGCAGTACCAAGCGAAGCAAGTGTTAGACGTTGATGGCGATATTGTGATGCCGGGTCTTATCAATACGCATACTCACGTATCAATGACAGTTTTCCGCTCACTGGCCGATGATGTGCCAGATCGCCTACACCGCTACATCTTCCCACTAGAGAAGAAGCTAGTATCGCGCGATATGGTGCGTATTGGTGCCAACTTAGGTAACGTTGAAATGGTGAAAGGCGGTGTTACCACTTACGCCGACATGTACTACTTCGAAGACGAAGTGGCAAAAACCGTCGATAAAATCGGTATGCGTGCCATTCTTGGTGAAACCGTAATTAAGTTCCCAGTTGCCGATGCAGCCAATGCGGAAGAAGGCATCAAATACGCGTTGAACTTCATTGAAGAATACAAAGATCACCCACGTATCACGCCAGCATTTGCGCCGCATGCCCCTTACACCAACACCACAGAGATTCTGCAAAAGATTTCTAAGCTGTCATTAGAGCTTGATGTGCCTGTAATGATTCACCTCGCTGAATCACATCGTGAAGAAGAGAAAATTGCAGAACGCTCAGATGGTTTGTCTCCGGTTCAATACATGGACAGCATCGGTGCGCTAAACAAGAATCTAGTTGGTGCGCACATGATCCTTGTTGATGACCATGACATCGAACTTGTGAAGAAATCGGATATGGGTGTGGCTCATAACATGAGTGCCAACATCAAATCGGCAAAAGGTGTATCGCCAGCACTTAAGATGTATGACGAGAACGTGCGTATCGGTTTAGGTACTGATGGCCCAATGTCGGGTAACACTCTAAGCACGATTGATGAGTTCAACCAAGTGGCTAAGGTTCACAAGCTAGTAAACAAAGATCGTGCAGCGATGCCGCCGATCAAAGTGATCGACATGGCAACCATGGGCGCAGCAAAAGCACTACATATGGAAGATAAGATCGGTTCTCTTGAAACGGGTAAGCTAGCGGACATCATAGTGATCGACACTAAAGCGCCGAACATGGTGCCAGTGTACAACCCATATTCAGCGCTAGTGTATTCCGCGAACTCTGGTAACGTCCGTCACACGATCGTTGATGGCAAGATCATCATGCAAGATCGCGACATGCTAACGGTAGACGAAGACAAGATCCGCCAAGAAGCGCTCGATTTCACTAAAGTCGTTCGTGATACTGTGATTGAGTCAGGTGAAGTGGTTCAATAA
- the hflC gene encoding protease modulator HflC yields the protein MRKLMIPVLVVTIALLLMSLFVIQEGERGMVIRFGRVLDDNGVSRIYEPGLHFKLPMFDRVKVLDARIQTMDGRSDRFVTSEKKDVLIDTYAKWRIADFGRFYLSTGGGNIMTAEALLERKVTDVLRSEIGSREIKQIVSGPRNKDILPDSADSEVVTTVAAAEALEVDGERDKIMENVLSGTSESAMADLGVEVVDFRMKKINLPDEISESIYRRMRAERESVARRHRSQGREKAEVIRAQAELEVATVLAEADRTARVTRGDADAEAAKIYSDAYNKDPEFFGFMRSLQAYETSFSDKSDILVLDPKTDFFQYMNQASGVQAK from the coding sequence ATGCGTAAATTAATGATCCCTGTATTAGTTGTGACGATTGCCCTTCTGTTGATGTCACTGTTTGTGATTCAAGAAGGTGAGCGTGGCATGGTAATTCGTTTTGGTCGAGTTCTCGATGACAACGGCGTATCACGAATCTATGAACCAGGCCTGCACTTTAAACTGCCAATGTTTGATCGCGTAAAAGTACTTGATGCTCGTATTCAAACGATGGATGGTCGCTCTGACCGTTTCGTAACATCAGAGAAAAAAGACGTTCTAATTGATACCTACGCAAAATGGCGTATTGCTGATTTTGGACGTTTTTATCTTAGTACCGGTGGCGGTAATATCATGACGGCAGAAGCACTTCTTGAGCGTAAAGTGACAGATGTTCTTCGTTCTGAGATTGGTTCTCGTGAAATTAAGCAGATCGTATCAGGACCTCGTAATAAGGACATCCTGCCAGACTCTGCTGATAGCGAAGTTGTTACAACGGTAGCGGCTGCAGAAGCTCTAGAAGTTGATGGCGAACGCGATAAGATCATGGAAAACGTTCTATCTGGAACGTCAGAAAGTGCGATGGCTGATTTAGGTGTTGAAGTTGTTGATTTCAGAATGAAGAAGATTAACCTTCCTGACGAAATCAGTGAATCTATCTACCGCCGTATGCGTGCAGAACGTGAATCGGTTGCTCGTAGACACCGCTCTCAAGGTCGTGAGAAAGCAGAAGTTATCCGTGCTCAAGCTGAGCTAGAAGTAGCGACTGTTCTTGCTGAAGCTGACCGTACTGCTCGAGTGACTCGTGGTGATGCTGACGCAGAAGCTGCGAAGATCTACTCTGACGCGTACAACAAAGACCCTGAGTTCTTTGGCTTCATGCGTTCACTGCAAGCTTATGAGACATCATTTAGCGATAAGAGCGACATTCTAGTACTGGATCCGAAGACAGACTTCTTCCAATACATGAATCAAGCAAGCGGTGTTCAAGCAAAATAA
- a CDS encoding adenylosuccinate synthase, giving the protein MGNNVVVLGTQWGDEGKGKIVDLLTEDAKYVVRYQGGHNAGHTLVIDGEKTVLHLIPSGILRNNVKCVIGNGVVLSPDALLKEMKPLEDRGIPVRERLFISEACPLILPYHIAIDNAREIARGAKAIGTTGRGIGPAYEDKVARRGLRVGDLFDKEAFAEKLKEVMEFHNFQLEHFYKAETVSYEEVLEQAMSYADMLTAMVIDVTDELDAARKRGDKIMFEGAQGTLLDIDHGTYPYVTSSNTTAGGVAAGSGFGPRHIGYILGITKAYCTRVGSGPFPTELYDGLEKQDPVGKHLGDVGHEFGATTGRLRRTGWFDAVAMRRAIQINSLSGMCLTKLDVLDGLEELKICTGYKMKDGSILEVSPMAAESFEEATPIYETMPGWSENTFGAKSIDALPQAALDYIKRIEDLTGVPIDIVSTGPDRNETIIKVHPYGA; this is encoded by the coding sequence ATGGGAAATAACGTAGTCGTTCTAGGCACCCAATGGGGTGATGAAGGTAAAGGTAAAATCGTTGACCTTTTAACTGAAGATGCAAAATACGTGGTTCGCTACCAAGGCGGTCACAATGCAGGTCACACACTTGTAATTGACGGTGAAAAAACCGTTCTTCACTTAATTCCATCAGGCATCCTACGTAATAACGTTAAATGTGTTATTGGTAACGGTGTAGTATTATCGCCTGACGCACTTCTTAAAGAAATGAAGCCTCTTGAAGATCGCGGTATTCCAGTACGTGAACGTCTTTTCATCTCTGAAGCTTGTCCTCTAATTCTTCCGTACCACATTGCTATCGACAACGCGCGTGAAATCGCTCGTGGCGCTAAAGCTATCGGTACAACAGGTCGTGGTATCGGTCCAGCTTACGAAGATAAAGTTGCTCGTCGCGGTCTACGCGTTGGCGACCTTTTCGATAAAGAAGCATTCGCTGAGAAGCTAAAAGAAGTTATGGAATTCCACAACTTCCAACTAGAGCACTTCTACAAAGCTGAAACAGTAAGCTACGAAGAAGTTCTTGAGCAAGCGATGAGCTACGCAGATATGTTAACTGCGATGGTTATCGACGTAACTGACGAACTAGACGCAGCACGTAAGCGCGGCGACAAGATCATGTTCGAAGGTGCTCAAGGTACGCTACTAGATATCGACCACGGTACTTACCCATACGTAACGTCTTCTAACACGACTGCTGGTGGTGTTGCTGCAGGTTCTGGTTTCGGTCCTCGTCACATCGGTTACATCCTTGGCATTACTAAGGCTTACTGTACTCGTGTTGGTTCAGGTCCATTCCCTACTGAGCTATACGATGGCCTTGAGAAGCAAGACCCAGTTGGTAAGCACCTAGGCGATGTTGGTCACGAGTTTGGCGCAACAACTGGTCGTCTACGTCGTACTGGTTGGTTCGATGCTGTTGCTATGCGTCGTGCAATCCAAATCAACTCTCTATCTGGTATGTGTCTAACTAAACTAGACGTTCTAGATGGCCTAGAAGAACTGAAAATCTGTACTGGTTACAAGATGAAAGACGGTTCTATCCTAGAAGTTTCTCCAATGGCTGCTGAGTCATTCGAAGAAGCGACGCCAATCTACGAAACAATGCCTGGTTGGTCTGAAAACACATTTGGTGCTAAATCTATCGACGCGCTTCCACAAGCTGCTCTAGATTACATCAAGCGTATCGAAGACCTAACTGGCGTTCCAATTGATATCGTATCAACTGGCCCAGATCGTAACGAAACTATCATCAAGGTTCACCCATACGGCGCATAA
- a CDS encoding sel1 repeat family protein, with translation MKLRIVAASLIMALSSPLSHANLADVGEPVPIYTEAELIKLIENNQHLERVKADKCQLVEDIVARATRISLPSYEFLYGDMLAWGVCVPQDVELGLYYMENAAHQGLPAALEQLGRYYSRGTLVQQDKERAIPYLREAASMGNLSASIHLAELLLRDYGSPLDYEDAYRWLYNSVTADQRQHKRITVLRSGLEQRMPDNIIARAKRRDVFW, from the coding sequence ATGAAGCTACGAATTGTAGCAGCTTCATTGATAATGGCGCTGAGCTCACCCTTGAGTCATGCTAATTTGGCTGATGTGGGAGAGCCTGTTCCAATCTATACAGAAGCTGAACTGATAAAATTAATCGAAAATAATCAACACCTAGAGCGAGTGAAAGCTGATAAGTGCCAGTTAGTCGAAGATATCGTTGCTCGTGCAACGCGTATTAGCTTGCCTTCTTATGAGTTTTTATACGGTGATATGCTGGCTTGGGGCGTGTGTGTTCCACAAGATGTAGAGCTTGGTCTTTACTATATGGAAAACGCAGCACATCAAGGTTTACCAGCGGCACTTGAGCAATTAGGACGTTATTATTCTCGTGGCACCTTGGTGCAACAAGACAAAGAGCGCGCGATTCCGTATCTACGTGAAGCGGCATCTATGGGCAATTTAAGTGCGAGTATTCACTTAGCTGAACTGTTGTTGCGCGACTATGGCAGCCCGTTGGATTATGAAGATGCTTACCGTTGGTTATATAACTCGGTAACCGCAGATCAAAGACAGCACAAGCGTATTACTGTGCTTAGAAGTGGTTTAGAACAAAGAATGCCAGACAATATTATTGCTCGAGCAAAACGTCGAGACGTGTTCTGGTAA
- the hfq gene encoding RNA chaperone Hfq, with amino-acid sequence MAKGQSLQDPFLNALRRERIPVSIYLVNGIKLQGQIESFDQFVILLKNTVNQMVYKHAISTVVPARAVSHHSGEQRTPSDRPEKTED; translated from the coding sequence ATGGCTAAGGGGCAATCGCTACAAGACCCATTCCTAAATGCACTCCGTCGTGAGCGCATTCCAGTCTCTATCTATCTTGTTAACGGCATTAAGCTGCAAGGTCAGATCGAGTCTTTCGATCAATTCGTGATCTTATTGAAGAACACTGTAAACCAAATGGTTTACAAGCATGCGATTTCTACTGTGGTACCTGCACGTGCAGTAAGTCACCACAGCGGCGAGCAACGCACGCCATCTGATCGTCCAGAGAAGACTGAAGATTAA
- the hflX gene encoding GTPase HflX — protein sequence MFDRYESGERAVLVHINFTQEGEWEDLSECEMLVSSAGVETLQVITGSRQSPLPKYYVGEGKALEIAQAVQLTGAEIVIFNHSLSPAQERNLEQLCKCRVIDRTGLILDIFAQRARTHEGKLQVELAQLRHISTRLIRGWTHLERQKGGIGLRGPGETQLETDRRLLRDRIKAILRRLAKVAKQREQGRRARNRAEIPTISLVGYTNAGKSTLFNRITSAGVYAADQLFATLDPTLRKIDLADVGPAILADTVGFIRHLPHDLVAAFKATLQETQEADILLHVVDASDDRFRENIQAVHEVLEEIDAHEVPTLVVMNKIDCMEDQKPRIERDEEGAPRAVWVSAMEGEGIELLFEALTERLASQMVQFRLCIPHQHQGRIRSLFFEMKCIQQEEYDENGNLLIDIRMQQIDWSKLEKREGALLGDFIVTKETATV from the coding sequence TTGTTTGACCGTTATGAATCCGGCGAGCGAGCCGTACTTGTTCATATCAACTTCACGCAAGAGGGAGAATGGGAAGACCTGAGCGAATGTGAAATGCTGGTCTCCTCAGCGGGGGTAGAAACGCTACAAGTGATTACTGGTAGCCGACAATCCCCACTCCCTAAATACTACGTTGGAGAAGGTAAAGCCCTAGAAATCGCACAAGCTGTTCAGCTAACCGGTGCTGAAATTGTGATTTTTAACCACTCCCTCTCTCCTGCCCAAGAGCGAAACCTCGAGCAATTGTGTAAATGTCGTGTGATTGATCGCACGGGTTTGATCTTAGATATCTTTGCACAACGTGCACGAACTCATGAAGGTAAGCTACAAGTTGAGCTCGCTCAGCTTCGTCATATCTCTACTCGATTGATTCGTGGTTGGACTCACCTTGAAAGGCAGAAAGGTGGTATTGGTCTTCGCGGTCCAGGTGAAACTCAACTGGAAACCGATCGACGTTTGTTGCGTGACCGTATAAAGGCAATATTGCGTCGTTTAGCGAAAGTAGCTAAACAGCGTGAACAAGGACGACGTGCTCGTAATCGAGCTGAAATCCCAACAATTTCTTTGGTTGGTTATACCAACGCAGGGAAATCAACACTTTTCAATCGAATCACTAGTGCAGGTGTTTATGCTGCAGACCAACTGTTTGCAACCCTAGACCCAACACTACGTAAGATTGATTTGGCAGATGTCGGGCCTGCAATTCTCGCAGATACCGTAGGTTTTATCCGTCATCTACCACACGACTTGGTCGCTGCGTTCAAGGCTACGTTACAAGAGACGCAGGAAGCTGACATTTTGTTACATGTTGTTGATGCCAGTGACGACCGCTTTCGTGAGAACATTCAGGCGGTTCATGAAGTATTAGAAGAAATCGATGCTCATGAAGTGCCAACCCTTGTAGTCATGAATAAGATTGACTGCATGGAAGACCAAAAACCTCGAATTGAAAGAGACGAAGAGGGCGCACCTCGCGCTGTTTGGGTTTCTGCAATGGAAGGAGAAGGTATTGAACTGCTGTTCGAAGCTTTAACTGAGCGTTTAGCTAGCCAGATGGTTCAATTCCGGTTGTGTATTCCACATCAACATCAGGGCCGTATTCGCAGCTTATTCTTCGAGATGAAATGTATTCAACAGGAAGAGTATGATGAAAATGGTAACTTGTTGATAGATATCCGAATGCAACAAATAGATTGGTCTAAACTTGAAAAAAGAGAAGGGGCGCTCTTAGGTGACTTTATCGTTACCAAAGAGACTGCTACAGTATAA